The genome window CCGCCCGTGTTTGCACTCCACCAGGAACGCGTGCATCGACTCCGCGGACAGGCCGTGCAGCACCAGCCGGAAGCCCGCGCGCATCGTCGACAGCGGCACCAGCGGATGACGGTTGTTCACCAGCGCGACCAGCCCCGGGGCCTGCATCAGCGTGGCCACGTAGATGGCGATGGTCTCGTCGAGCTGCAGCGAGTTGCTCGCCCGCCAGAAGTCCCGGTCCGTGAGGAACAGCTGGTACACCGGCGTGAAGACTTCAATCGCCGACTGGAGGTCCAGGAAGTTCGTCCAGCGATGGGGCAGGGGCTCCAGCGGGAACTCGTCGGAGATGCCGCTGAAGTCCAGCTGGGCCGGCGGCGCCAGCGTGCGTCCCTGCTCTCGCAGCGCCTGGTTCAACCGGATGACGAAGTTGAAGAGGTTGAGGTCGTGCTGGAGGAAGATTTCGTCCTTCACGTGCTCCAGGTTCGTCGGACGGATGGGCTGGGTGGGGACGTTCAGCTCCTTCGCGTTGCGCGCGATGAAGTCGAGAATCTCCGAGCCGACGTGGAAGTGCCGGAGGATGAGGAAGTTCGCCTCCGGGCTGACCCACACCTTGAGCCCCCACGCGAGCAGCCGGTGCAGCAGCTTCGACGAGGTGAAGCGGTTGGGGATGAAGAGCTTCACCACCTGGAAGAGGATGATGGAGAGCCGCGCCACGGGGCGCATGACGGGCAGGAGGAACTGACGCGAGCGCGAGCGCTGGTCCACGAGCAGCGCCGCCTTGGTGCGCTCGTTCATCGGCAGGCTGCGGTCCAGGAACATCGCGACCCAGGGGTCGGGGTCCCTGGGGTCGTGCGGCTGGTTGATCAGTTGCTCGACGGGGTCCATGACTCACCATGACACGACTCAGACATTTCCCAGCTCCTCCAGCTGGAGCAGGTACAGGCGCGCCGTCACCTTCGCCGTCTTGACGATGCGCGCCGCCAGCTCCGGCGTGAGGATGCCCGAGCCCAGCGCTCCGTCCAGCCGGTCCAGGTGCGTGGCGTCGTTGTCGCCGTGGTAGAGGAAGAACTTCACCTGCTCGTCCTCCAGGCGGAGCTGCTCGCGGATGGCCGTGCCCCAGCGCCGGGCCACGCGGCTGCCCAGGCCCTCGATGATGAACATGGCCCCCAGCAGGTCGAACGGGTTCTCCTGACCGGCGCGGTGGAACATCCACGCCGACAGGGCCTCGCTGCCGATGTTCTTCGGCGCGCGGGTGATGGCCTCGTGCGTGCCTCCCACGGAGACGTAGTGCCGCTCCAGCATCTCGTAGTCGCGGTGCTCGTCGCGCGCGTGACGGATGAACGAGGAGCGCAAAGCCAGGTGCTCGGCGGTGATGCTGGACGCGGCGCGCGCAATCCAGCGCGAGCCCTCCACCACCTGCTGCCGCATGTTGATGAGCAGCTCGCGGTAGTCCTCCACCGTGAAGACTCCTCGGCGCAGCTTGTCGAGAATCGGCACCTGCTGGAGCCTGGACTCGAAGTCCACCCAGACGTGCGTCAGCTCGCGCACCAGTTGCTCGCGCACCGGCTCACCGCCCTCGCGGGGGCTCAGCGGCAACGGGCCGAGCTCGTCGGTGGTCTCGAGCGAGGGCGTGGCGGTGCGCTCGGGTCCCACGACGGTGAGCAGGGCGTGGCAGGTGATGAAGCCGCCGCTCTCGGGGACCATGCAGTAGATGCGCTGGCCCGGACGCGCGCGGCCCTCGTTCACCAGCTCCTCCAGCATGAGGAAGATGGAGGCGCAGCCCGTGTTGCCGCGCGTGGAGAGGTTGGTGAACCACTTCTCCTCGGGGATGCGCACGCCGCCCCGGCCCAGCAGGTCGACGATGGGCTTCTTGAAGTAGTGGGACGAGTAGTGGATGCAGAACCAGTCGACCTCGTCCGGACGCAGCAGCCCCTGGTCCATCAGCGCGAAGAAGCCGTCCACGCCCAGCGCGACGAGTGACTCCAGCCGGCGGATGTCTTGCTTGATGTTGAAGGCGCCCTGCGCCGCCGCCTCGGTGACGCTGGGCTGGTCGAGCCAGGTGGGCCCGAAGCCCGTCTCGGGCGTGTAGCGGGCGCCCACGTACATGTTCAGCTCATGTCGGTTGGCGTGCGAGCGGATGTCCATCCACTCCACCTTCAGGCTGAGCCGGGTGGGGTGGGGCCGGTCCTGCACCACGGCGGCGGCCGCTCCATCCGAGAGCATCCAGCGCAGGAACTCCGCCTCGAAGGGCACGCTGTCGTCCGCTGTCACCTCCTCGTAGTGGCGCGCCTTGAGCAGCCGGCTCACCAGCTCGCTGGCGCAGACGACGGCCTTCTTCGCCTCTCCGCCGGAGACCTGGAGCGCCGCCGCGCGCAGGGCCTGCATGCCGCTGGAGCAGATGCCGTGCAGCGATGCCACCTCACACGCGGGGCCTCCCAGCGCGCGGTGCACCTGGCTGGCGAAGCCCGGCAGCACCAGGTCTCCCTGGGTGGTCGCCGTGACGAGCAGATCCATCTCCCCCAGGGTGATGGGCGAGCGCGACAGCGCATCCTGGATGGCGTTCACCGCGAGGTCCCAGTTGCGCAGCACCGTGCGCTGCTCGCGGTCGATGGCGTAGTGGCGCTGGGTGATGCCGTTCTGGGAGAGGACGCGAGCGCGGGCCCGCGAGGGCTTGCCCCGGACCTTGCCGAGGTA of Myxococcus fulvus contains these proteins:
- a CDS encoding DUF6999 family protein, which codes for MDPVEQLINQPHDPRDPDPWVAMFLDRSLPMNERTKAALLVDQRSRSRQFLLPVMRPVARLSIILFQVVKLFIPNRFTSSKLLHRLLAWGLKVWVSPEANFLILRHFHVGSEILDFIARNAKELNVPTQPIRPTNLEHVKDEIFLQHDLNLFNFVIRLNQALREQGRTLAPPAQLDFSGISDEFPLEPLPHRWTNFLDLQSAIEVFTPVYQLFLTDRDFWRASNSLQLDETIAIYVATLMQAPGLVALVNNRHPLVPLSTMRAGFRLVLHGLSAESMHAFLVECKHGRMPQLARIVAPGLRAPSPEAA
- a CDS encoding StlD/DarB family beta-ketosynthase, which produces MAHDVFITSLGKFLPGEPITNDQMEDYLGKVRGKPSRARARVLSQNGITQRHYAIDREQRTVLRNWDLAVNAIQDALSRSPITLGEMDLLVTATTQGDLVLPGFASQVHRALGGPACEVASLHGICSSGMQALRAAALQVSGGEAKKAVVCASELVSRLLKARHYEEVTADDSVPFEAEFLRWMLSDGAAAAVVQDRPHPTRLSLKVEWMDIRSHANRHELNMYVGARYTPETGFGPTWLDQPSVTEAAAQGAFNIKQDIRRLESLVALGVDGFFALMDQGLLRPDEVDWFCIHYSSHYFKKPIVDLLGRGGVRIPEEKWFTNLSTRGNTGCASIFLMLEELVNEGRARPGQRIYCMVPESGGFITCHALLTVVGPERTATPSLETTDELGPLPLSPREGGEPVREQLVRELTHVWVDFESRLQQVPILDKLRRGVFTVEDYRELLINMRQQVVEGSRWIARAASSITAEHLALRSSFIRHARDEHRDYEMLERHYVSVGGTHEAITRAPKNIGSEALSAWMFHRAGQENPFDLLGAMFIIEGLGSRVARRWGTAIREQLRLEDEQVKFFLYHGDNDATHLDRLDGALGSGILTPELAARIVKTAKVTARLYLLQLEELGNV